ATCTCTGAATGGCTCTTTGAGCCTTTGCTTGTCCGGCGTAGCTCTTCGAGCGAAGATGGATGTCTTCGTGGCAAAAGAAGGTACACTGCTGCGAGATGGTGACTCCTGATGCAACCGGCTATCTCAGGCCAGCTTAATAGAAACGTTCAATCGCCTCTGCTCCTTTTTGCTCAGGGTTTTCACAACCAGTTCATATGAATCATGGATTAACTTTTCTACGAGAGCTTGCTCCAGTGAACCATCAAGAGTGACGGTATTCCAATGTTCCTTATTCATATGATAACCAGGTTTGATGGCGGCAAATTGTGATCTCAGAATCAAGGCATCTTCAGGATCACACTTGAGGTTGATTGCAAGTGGGGTTTGATCAATACTGACCAGAGCAAACATTTTTCTGGCGACTTTAAAAACCGGAGTTTTATCATCAAAAGGAAACGATAATGTTGATCCTTCAAATGTTAAAAGCAGCGTTTCTAATTTCTTATAATTCATTTCACCTCTCTCGCAAGTCGGGACATTCCCACCTAATTAATGTTGATTACATCGACTCAAACTCTTCATGAATAATTATAGCCTGGAGTTGTCTGTTTTCCCACCAATTCTTAGGCTAATTGTGCTTTCAGGTTAAAGTAGAAACCCATCCCCGTATCCCCTTCAAGTTACGTTTCATTACGTCGAGACAAACTCAAGAGAAGACCCAGTTTGTCCCAGGGATGACTCATAAATTGTCTTGTGCTGCACTTCTGATATTATACATCACGCGAGTCAATTCTGAAGGAAAAAATGCTTGAAAGAGCCGGTTGAAAAACGTCTGAATTCAGGTATCCAGCCAGAAGGGCGAACAGTAAATTCCCGGGACAGAATTAATGACTTGAACTGCAATCGAGAGTATGAGCCGTTTCCTGAAAGTCATTTTAATGACGGC
This portion of the Candidatus Neomarinimicrobiota bacterium genome encodes:
- a CDS encoding MmcQ/YjbR family DNA-binding protein, with the protein product MNYKKLETLLLTFEGSTLSFPFDDKTPVFKVARKMFALVSIDQTPLAINLKCDPEDALILRSQFAAIKPGYHMNKEHWNTVTLDGSLEQALVEKLIHDSYELVVKTLSKKEQRRLNVSIKLA